One Zymoseptoria tritici IPO323 chromosome 3, whole genome shotgun sequence genomic region harbors:
- a CDS encoding aspartyl protease, whose translation MRRSPCLVPAIYLPDLSLTIASTVSVGTPPQLQTVILDTGSSDLYFDSSSAETCQTSGPESCQGGTFDKTKSDTYNEFEASPAFNTSFGDGSTAVGPYGQDMIGIGDVVVSPVQFGLAEEVDTSTGYSIGLLGLGYSTNEAVSGTTDFYENLPEVLARSGEINSRLYSIYLNDADANTGTILFGGIDKTKYKGDLATLNLIPAAFGDGQSTAIVNQFITTVTGASATVNGRTKELWSGGRDGVSAYSSNNALPVLLDTGSTAWSIPSSIFNNLILPQFPYVDRQGLCPCSHAFSSDSLTLEFGGKVSIDIPARQFIVPVINSTTRESVPYSRSEDACAFLLVPTDPSSDGSLYEPIGDAILRSMYVVFDLDNGQVSIAQANVNSTDAPDIVTVAAGPTGVAEAVSGVSTAPSNTWSIAPEVPGATSAFSVVTAATPLGTATGVGAVPASAQVEGEEEGGSSTSSGGKGGKSKGAAAGRVSMGSMELNVLCGLAIWLVAFGCGVGLIV comes from the exons ATGCGTCGTTCTCCTTGCCTTGTCCCTGCAATATACCTCCCAGACCTCTCACTAACGATCGCATCCACAGTCAGCGTAGGCACTCCACCTCAACTTCAGACGGTCATCCTCGACACTGGCTCCTCCGATCTCTACTTCGACTCTTCCTCGGCGGAGACCTGTCAAACCTCCGGGCCCGAATCATGTCAAGGCGGCACTTTCGACAAGACCAAGTCCGATACATACAACGAGTTTGAAGCCTCGCCTGCTTTCAATACCAGCTTCGGAGATGGGTCTACCGCCGTAGGTCCGTACGGGCAAGATATGATCGGGATTGGTGATGTAGTGGTATCGCCCGTGCAGTTTGGCCTAGCTGAAGAGGTGGACACTTCGACTGGATACTCGATTGGACTGCTAGGATTGGGATACTCTACGAATGAAGCTGTCTCAGGGACGACTGACTTCTACGAGAACTTACCGGAGGTCCTCGCAAGATCTGGCGAGATCAACAGCAGGCTGTACTCGATCTACTTGAACGATGCTG ATGCAAATACCGGTACAATTCTCTTCGGTGGCATCGACAAAACGAAATACAAGGGAGACCTTGCCACACTCAACCTCATACCAGCCGCATTTGGAGACGGGCAGAGTACTGCAATCGTCAACCAATTCATCACGACTGTGACAGGCGCCTCTGCCACTGTGAACGGCAGAACAAAAGAGCTCTGGTCcggcggacgagacggcGTTTCTGCATACAGCTCCAACAACGCCCTTcccgtcctcctcgacaccgGCTCCACCGCCTGGTCTATTCCCTCATCAATCTTCAACAACCTCATCCTTCCCCAATTTCCCTACGTCGATCGCCAAGGCCTATGTCCTTGCTCCCACGCTTTCTCCTCCGACTCCCTGACCCTCGAATTCGGTGGCAAAGTCTCCATCGACATTCCCGCTCGCCAGTTCATCGTCCCGGTCATCAACTCTACCACTCGCGAATCTGTGCCCTACAGCCGCAGCGAGGATGCCTGCGCGTTTCTCCTCGTGCCCACCGATCCCTCCTCCGACGGTTCCCTCTATGAACCTATTGGCGACGCCATCTTGAGAAGCATGTATGTGGTCTTTGACCTCGACAATGGCCAAGTCTCCATCGCACAAGCAAACGTTAATTCTACCGACGCGCCGGACATCGTGACCGTGGCCGCGGGCCCGACGGGTGTCGCAGAGGCCGTGTCAGGGGTCAGCACAGCACCATCGAATACATGGAGCATAGCACCCGAAGTGCCCGGCGCGACGAGCGCATTCAGTGTGGTCACGGCTGCTACTCCACTTGGAACCGCGACGGGCGTTGGCGCTGTTCCCGCGAGCGCGCAGgttgaaggcgaggaggaaggtgggTCTAGCACGAGTTCTGGAGGAAAGGGCGGCAAGTCGAAGGGCGCGGCTGCCGGGAGGGTGAGCATGGGGTCGATGGAATTGAATGTGCTGTGCGGATTGGCGATTTGGCTTGTTGCGTTTGGGTGCGGCGTTGGGTTGATTGTTTAG
- a CDS encoding 60S ribosomal protein L8: MPPKAGGKKAAPAPFPASKAGGASKKPAKNPLIERRPRNYGIGQDIQPKRNLSRMVRWPEYVRLQRQRKILNMRLKVPPAIAQFSQTLDRNTAAHTFKFLNKYRPETKVEKKERLHKEATAVSEGKKKEDVSKKPYTVKYGLNHVVALIEAKKPALVLIPNDVDPIELVIYLPALCRKMGVPYAIVKGKARLGTVVHKKTAAALAITEVRAEDKTELSKLVQAVKEGYLEKNEEAKRHWGGGIMGAKAQAHQRKIRERAEREIKI; the protein is encoded by the exons ATG CCTCCAAAAGCCGGCGGCAAGAAGGCCGCTCCAGCTCCATTCCCTGCCAGCAAGGCTGGTGGTGCGAGCAAGAAGCCAGCAAAG AACCCACTCATCGAGCGCCGTCCACGCAACTATGGTATCGGCCAGGACATCCAGCCCAAGCGCAACCTGTCGCGCATGGTGCGATGGCCCGAGTACGTGCGCCTGCAACGCCAGCGCAAGATCCTCAACATGCGCCTGAAGGTCCCACCGGCGATCGCCCAGTTCTCTCAGACCCTCGACCGCAACACCGCCGCCCACACCTTCAAGTTCCTCAACAAGTACCGCCCGGAGACCAAggtcgagaagaaggagcgtCTGCACAAGGAGGCCACCGCCGTATCtgagggcaagaagaaggaggatgtCAGCAAGAAGCCATACACCGTCAAGTACGGTCTCAACCACGTTGTTGCCCTCATCGAGGCCAAGAAGCCTgctctcgtcctcatccCCAACGATGTCGACCCAATTGAGCTTGTCATCTACCTCCCAGCACTGTGCCGCAAGATGGGTGTGCCATACGCCATTGTCAAGGGCAAGGCACGTCTCGGAACAGTCGTCCACAAGAAG ACTGCTGCCGCTCTCGCCATCACCGAGGTCCGCGCCGAGGACAAGACCGAGCTGTCCAAGCTCGTCCAGGCCGTCAAGGAGGGATACCTCGAGAAGAACGAGGAGGCCAAGCGCCACTGGGGAGGAGGAATCATGGGCGCCAAGGCCCAGGCACACCAGCGCAAGATCCGCGAGCGTGCCGAGCGCGAGATCAAGATCTAA